In Terriglobales bacterium, the sequence CGGATTGTGAAGTTCAGGCTCGTATTAGCCCTTCTGCTTCTTTCGATTTCTCTGCTGGCTCAGACTTGTCCCCTGGCCAGCGTTCCCCTGGGATTGAACACCAATCTCGGCGGAGCGGTGCCCTATGGCGTGACCAGCCACCCATTTAATGTGAACGTAAGCGGGGCTGGCTGGTATCCGATCACCACTTCTGGCGATGACCAGGCGGCGCGTATTCACGTCATGGATCCTGCCTCCAATAACTGCTACGGAAGCGGCGGTTATGACGGCAGTTGTCTCTATCCCAACCCCGAATTCGGCCAGGGTAGTCCTGTCAACGGCCAGCCCTATCTGATCGTCGATAACAGCACCCCGCTGGTTCCGGTCTACATTCCCGCCGACCAATATCACTATGAGTCTGATGCCATCAACGATGTGACTCACGGCTTTTGCAATCCCGGACCCAACGGCAACGGCCTCCAGAGTTGTACGGCTGCGGTGCCCATCCCGGCCGGGCGAACGGATTTCTGCAGCGGCAGCGGCTGCACGGTGAACGATTCCAGCGATCGCATTGCTGTGCTTGTGAACCGCGACAATTGCTATGCCTTTGAGATGTATAAGGGCTACTACGATTCAGTCGCGGGGAAGTGGTACGCCTCCAACGTGGCCATCTGGGACATGATGAACTACGTCCCGCGGCCTTACGGGATGACCGGCATTGGGGCCAGCGGCACTCCCATCTTTCCGCTGCTCATCAAATACGACGAAACCCACAACAATGCGATCAATCACACCTTGCGCTGTGAAATGTCGAATTCCCGCAACGCCGCGATTCTTCCCGCCGAGCATCGCACCAGCGGCGCCGGGCCGGGATGGCCGGAGCAGGGCCTGCGCTGGCGGCTGAAGTCGAGTTATGACACCTCCTGGATGAGCAACCCCGATGCGAAAGCGGTCGTGCAGGCGTTGAAAACCTACGGTTGCATCATGACCGACAACAGCGGCGGCGGTTTTTATGTTGATGGCAGCAACGATTCCCGCTGGAACGGCTACCCCATGTGGCTGGAATTGCAGTCCATCCGGTTTATCAACCAGAGCACGGGTGTCCCCAATTTTGAGTTTGTTACTGACCAGTCGAATGGCATTCCCGTCAGTTATGGTCCGCAGGGCACGAATGCAAACTGGCCGAGCGGAACTGCGCCAACCGTGCAGACTTTCACCGCCACACCGAGTTCGATCAGTTCCGGGCAGTCCTCGACTCTGCATTGGACGACCACTAATGCGGGCTACGTTTTCGTTGATCCTGCGGTGGGTCCGATACGTACAGCGTCTGCCAGCGTTTCCCCCACCAGCACCACGACCTACACCGTCGTGGCCGCCAATCAATATGGCGCGGATTCAAAGACAGTCACGGTGAACGTGAGCGGCGGCGGCTCGATAGCATCCGCGACTTTCACTAATAGCGGCACAGAGTCCTGCGGCACTCAGGCAACTACCTATTGGGACAGCATGTTTCCCGGCTACGCTGGCTTTCGGCTGGGACAGGGTGGCGTGTACTGCGGCCAGGCTGGCGCGGGCTACCAGAATCTTTATAAGTTCTGGGATTTGAAGAATGACGCGAACCAGCAGTATCCGTTGCAGACCGATGACACAGGAATGTTTCAGCATCAGGGTACGATGCTCACCGAACCCGGTGATAGCACGCGCTACTCGGAGTGGAAGGAGTCAGCCGGGTTGACCTCAGAGGGTTATTCGACCACCGTCAACGCACAGAACAATGTACGCAGCAGCATCACGCTGCACGGCCCCATGCGGGCCTACGGCGCGGCGCGGCCTGATTATCCCCCCGATCCCTACGTCTGGATGGACCGCAAGTACGTCTTTTATCGCCACGGCACAGGGACAGGGGTTGGCGCTGGCAAGGTCTATCTAACCGAAACCCTGGGCTACAACACGGGCGAGTCCGGCAAGACCGGCATCAAGATCACTGGGGAAAGCTGGTATCTTGATGTGGGCTGGTACAACCTGACGGGGGAACAGCAAACTAACTCGCGCTCGGGATGCTATACCACTGGCTTTTCTACGTTTGGACCGTCGCCTTTCAATCTGGTTTACGAAAATCCCGGCAACTATAGCGGCAAGCAGTGGCTTCTGTTCTCGGCCAACGTCGCCAACAGTTCCCCGAACTCGAGCGAACAACTCCCGGGCCAGCCGGGATGCTGGAATCCCGACGGGCCTTCTGACGGCCAGAGTGGACGTCTGCAGCCAGGTCACCTGTATCAGTGCGGACCGGGCGCGACTTCAACCGCCTGCGCCGCGTATCCCACGCCCGATCTCGGAAAACTGGTTTATTCCAACCTGCTGGAAGTCAGCTACGACGTTCCCAGTTGTGGCTACATGACCACCCTGGTGGCATCCTACTTCCTCGGCGGGCTGCGCTTCTATTGCAACTATGGCGGCGGATACACCATCAACGCCGGCAGCAGCCATATCGAGCGCAACGCCGGATTCTTTGGCGACAACGGCATCACTACCCCAGCTGTGGCCAACGCTTTCGCGGCGGAATACATCGGCTCGCCAGTCAATTCCGTGCCAGCGCCCGCCGTCAGCAACGCCAGCTTCGATCCCGAAGAAGGCTACTGGACGATCAGCACCGCCAACGCAAACAGCGGCTTCTCGAACACCGCTACCGGCAGCGTTCTGCATAGTCCTGCCTTCCACGTCACCGGGTACACGAATTCCGCGCCCAACACGATTACGGTCGGTGGGATAAATAAAGCCGAAGACACTGACTTTGTTGCCGTTAAAGAGGGCTCCGATCTGGTCTTGCAGTATCTGGCTGATGTTGCTGACCACGTATCGATCGTAATTCCGTCAGGGGGAGGCTCGGACAGTACGCCGCCGACCGTCTCGATCACGCAACCCTCGGCGGGCAGCGTCAGCGGCACGATCACGGTCGCTGCCTCGGCGACTGATGATACCGCGATGCAGAGCGTGCAGTTCAAATTGGATGGCAGCAACCTGGGCACGCAGCAATCCTGTTCGGGAGCGAGTTGCACGCCTTCGATCTCTTGGAATACGACTCAGGCCGCCAACGGCGTGCACGCGCTGACTGCCTATGCCTGCGACACCGATTCGCCCCAGAACTGCACCACGTCGGCCGCAGTTACCATCACCGTGAGCAATGGTGTGGCTCCAGTCGGGTCGACACACGTCGGCACCATGTC encodes:
- a CDS encoding Ig-like domain-containing protein; the protein is MKFRLVLALLLLSISLLAQTCPLASVPLGLNTNLGGAVPYGVTSHPFNVNVSGAGWYPITTSGDDQAARIHVMDPASNNCYGSGGYDGSCLYPNPEFGQGSPVNGQPYLIVDNSTPLVPVYIPADQYHYESDAINDVTHGFCNPGPNGNGLQSCTAAVPIPAGRTDFCSGSGCTVNDSSDRIAVLVNRDNCYAFEMYKGYYDSVAGKWYASNVAIWDMMNYVPRPYGMTGIGASGTPIFPLLIKYDETHNNAINHTLRCEMSNSRNAAILPAEHRTSGAGPGWPEQGLRWRLKSSYDTSWMSNPDAKAVVQALKTYGCIMTDNSGGGFYVDGSNDSRWNGYPMWLELQSIRFINQSTGVPNFEFVTDQSNGIPVSYGPQGTNANWPSGTAPTVQTFTATPSSISSGQSSTLHWTTTNAGYVFVDPAVGPIRTASASVSPTSTTTYTVVAANQYGADSKTVTVNVSGGGSIASATFTNSGTESCGTQATTYWDSMFPGYAGFRLGQGGVYCGQAGAGYQNLYKFWDLKNDANQQYPLQTDDTGMFQHQGTMLTEPGDSTRYSEWKESAGLTSEGYSTTVNAQNNVRSSITLHGPMRAYGAARPDYPPDPYVWMDRKYVFYRHGTGTGVGAGKVYLTETLGYNTGESGKTGIKITGESWYLDVGWYNLTGEQQTNSRSGCYTTGFSTFGPSPFNLVYENPGNYSGKQWLLFSANVANSSPNSSEQLPGQPGCWNPDGPSDGQSGRLQPGHLYQCGPGATSTACAAYPTPDLGKLVYSNLLEVSYDVPSCGYMTTLVASYFLGGLRFYCNYGGGYTINAGSSHIERNAGFFGDNGITTPAVANAFAAEYIGSPVNSVPAPAVSNASFDPEEGYWTISTANANSGFSNTATGSVLHSPAFHVTGYTNSAPNTITVGGINKAEDTDFVAVKEGSDLVLQYLADVADHVSIVIPSGGGSDSTPPTVSITQPSAGSVSGTITVAASATDDTAMQSVQFKLDGSNLGTQQSCSGASCTPSISWNTTQAANGVHALTAYACDTDSPQNCTTSAAVTITVSNGVAPVGSTHVGTMSGGRVN